One part of the Solea solea chromosome 16, fSolSol10.1, whole genome shotgun sequence genome encodes these proteins:
- the LOC131476059 gene encoding metalloproteinase inhibitor 2-like, with the protein MTWTVHTCLITLAILCVWQAEVAETCRCALRHPQEQFCSADIVMKAKVLGGLKVGITSHGNSSIKGYHIKQLKSFRGNCIEINTIYTHPSSASCGITLNYNTEYLLSGSLRDGRMHVSSCDFVKQWDKLTDSEREGVVSNYELGCGCKITHCYSSACTASSSAECLWGDEATETKLFGKRTTGYTCTMKSDKSCAWCKNGGKNCIDLKDA; encoded by the exons ATGACCTGGACAGTCCACACGTGTCTTATCACGCTCGCCATCCTCTGTGTTTGGCAGGCTGAAGTAGCAGAAACATGCCGCTGCGCATTGAGACATCCTCAGGAGCAATTCTGCAGCGCAGACATAG tTATGAAGGCAAAAGTACTTGGAGGGCTCAAGGTTGGAATAACTAGTCATGGAAACTCCAGCATAAAAGGGTACCACATCAAACAGCTCAAG TCGTTCAGAGGGAACTGCATTGAAATCAATACCATCTACACTCATCCCTCCTCTGCCTCGTGTGGGATAACTCTGAACTATAACACGGAATATCTCCTCTCAG GCTCATTGCGGGACGGGAGGATGCATGTCAGCTCCTGCGATTTTGTCAAACAGTGGGATAAGTTGACTGACAGCGAGAGGGAGGGTGTGGTCTCCAACTATGAACTGGGCTGTGGTTGCAAG ATCACTCACTGCTACTCTTCGGCCTGTACCGCCAGCAGCTCAGCGGAGTGTCTGTGGGGTGATGAAGCGACAGAGACAAAGCTCTTTGGAAAACGGACCACAGGCTATACTTGTACCATGAAGAGTGACAAGTCTTGTGCCTGGTGCAAGAACGGCGGGAAAAATTGCATTGACCTTAAAGACGCTTAA
- the LOC131475578 gene encoding metalloproteinase inhibitor 3-like: MTWTVHTCLITLAILCVWQAEVAETCRCIWRLPQEQFCSAGIVMKAKVLGEIKVGKTKHGRFRIKEYNIKQLKMFKGKCTKINTVSTNPSSSMCGITLKSNTEYLLSGSLRDGKMHVNSCGFVKQWDKLTDSEREGVVSNYELGCGCKIVHCYSSPCAASTSAECLWGDEATETTLFGIRTTDYTCTMKSDKSCAWCKNGGKNCIDLKDA; the protein is encoded by the exons ATGACCTGGACAGTCCACACGTGTCTCATCACGCTCGCCATCCTCTGTGTTTGGCAGGCTGAAGTAGCAGAAACATGCCGCTGCATATGGAGGCTTCCTCAGGAGCAGTTCTGCAGCGCAGGCATAG tTATGAAGGCAAAAGTACTTGGAGAGATCAAGGTTGGAAAAACTAAGCATGGAAGATTCCGCATTAAAGAGTACAACATCAAACAGCTCAAG ATGTTCAAAGGGAAATGCACTAAAATCAATACCGTCTCCACTAATCCCTCCTCCTCTATGTGTGGGATAACTCTGAAGTCTAACACCGAATATCTCCTCTCAG GCTCATTGCGGGATGGGAAGATGCATGTCAACTCCTGCGGTTTTGTCAAACAGTGGGATAAGTTGACTGACAGCGAGAGGGAGGGTGTGGTCTCCAACTATGAACTGGGCTGTGGTTGCAAG ATCGTTCACTGCTACTCTTCGCCCTGTGCCGCCAGCACCTCAGCGGAGTGTCTGTGGGGTGATGAAGCGACAGAGACAACGCTCTTTGGAATACGGACCACAGACTATACTTGTACCATGAAGAGTGACAAGTCTTGTGCCTGGTGCAAGAACGGTGGAAAAAATTGCATTGACCTTAAAGACGCTTAA